In the genome of Pseudooceanicola algae, the window CCGATGCCAATGCCGACGGGCTGGCGGACGAACAGGACGGCCAGCCCGTCGCCTTCAGTTCATGGACCCCGCGCAGCCTGCGCGCCGTTTACAATTGGAAACTGATCGCGGCCGATCCCGGCAATTTCGCGCATAACCCGCCCTATATGCTCGAACTGTTACACGATTCGATCGAGGACCTGAGCGGGTCACTGGGCCAGGACGTGCAGGACATGGGCATCTTGCGGTAGCTGGGGGAAAAGGCGTCGGCGCCCCCCCGCCGCCCCGACCGGCGGGCAAACGCGCAAAGTCACGACCCATCCGACCGATACGGGGAACCAGACCGACGACAGCGGCATTTCACTGCGAAAGGGGGCCCTCGCCATCACTTTCTTTCGCAGTCTGTCCACCGCCGGGTTCTTCGCCACCGCCATCAGCTTTGGTCCGGGGCGCATGGGGTTCGGCCTGTTCGTGCCGGAGTTCAGATCGGAATTCTCGATGTCCGCCGCCTCGGCCGGGCTTGTTTCCAGCCTCGGGTTCGCGGGCTTCTTCGCGGGTCTCCTGGTCGCGCAACTTCTGCTGAACCGAAGGGGGCCGGAACACCCGGTTCTTGCCGGGCTCGCGGCCGCAACCCTCGGCCTCGGGCTGGTTGCGATAGCGCCGAACGTGCCGATCCTTGCCGCCGGGGTCTTTCTGGCCGCCACCAGCGCCGGGTTCGCCTGGACGCCTTTCAACGACGCGGTGCATCGCAAGGTGCGGGACCGCGACCGCGCCTCGGCGCTGTCCGTGATCAGCACCGGCACCAGCGTCGGCATCGCACTGGCCGGGGTGGTCGCCCTTGGCATGGTCTTCTTCGGCTTCGGCTGGCGGATCTGCTGGGGGGTCTTCGCCGCGGCCAGCATCGTCGCGCTGGCGATCAACTGGGCCGCGCTGCGGCAGGTGGAAAAGGCCCCCGATGACCCGCCCGAAGCCGTTTGGCGCGATCTTTTGCAGCCCGTGGCCCTGCCGCTGTTCGGGGTGGCCTTCATCTTCGGGATCACTTCGGCGATCTATATCTCCTTCGCAGCCGACCGGTTTGCCGAAGACGGCCTTCCCGGTCTGCCCCAGGGGACGGCCCCGGCGCTGGTCTTCATCTTCTACGGGCTTTTCGGCCTGACCGGCCTTGCCACGGACAGATTGCGCGACCGCATCGGGCTGACTTGGCTGGTCCGCCTGCTGATGCTGGCCGGGGCCGGGTCGCTGGCCGCGGCCGCCTTCATGCCGGATCATCTGGGCGGGCTTGCGACATCGGCCGGGTTGCAGGGCATCCATGTCATGATGACCAGCGCGGTCCTTGCCTTCTGGTCCGAAAGCCTGTTTCCCGCCTTCCCCTCGCTCAGCTTCACCGCGGCGCTTCTGGCGGTGGCGGCGGGCTGCGTGATCGGCCCCGCGCTTGCCGGTCTGGCGGTCGGCAGCCTTGGGCCCCAGGTGATGTTCTACGCCGCCGCCGTCCTGCCGCTGGTTGCCATGGTCTTCATCAGGGCCCGGTTCATGGTCGAGCGGCAGAGCGACACCACCGGGAGTATCGAGGTGGGTGCCTGACCCCCTGCCCTGATGCGGCCACCACCGACCACCCTCCGGCCAAAAAATTTCCAGGTTGTACTGCAATCTTCGGGAACAACTTGGCGACGACCGCGTTGCGATAGCATGAGCATGCAGAAGCGTCGGCGGTCCCATGGCCGCTTTCTGGCCGACATGTCAGTTTTCAGAGGTCTTCCGCTTCTCGGTCTCGCCGGTTGCGGGCAGGCTCAGTCTTCTCTCAATATCGCCGGTCAGGACGCAGGCAGCATCGCAGAGCTGTTCTGGGTCATGCTGGCCGGCGCGGTTGTCCTCTGGCTGGCGGTGAACGGGGCCTTTTACGTCATGTCCCGCGTCCTTCCGGGACGAATCGATCAGCGTCATGCAGCCCGGTTGCTGGTCGGCGGCGGCATCATACTGCCCACGGTGATCCTGACCGCGTTGCTGGTCTGGGGCCTTGCCCTGCTGCCCGATCCGCGACGGCCCGGTGACGGGCTGGTGGTGCGCGTGACGGGCGAGCAA includes:
- a CDS encoding MFS transporter, producing the protein MPEFRSEFSMSAASAGLVSSLGFAGFFAGLLVAQLLLNRRGPEHPVLAGLAAATLGLGLVAIAPNVPILAAGVFLAATSAGFAWTPFNDAVHRKVRDRDRASALSVISTGTSVGIALAGVVALGMVFFGFGWRICWGVFAAASIVALAINWAALRQVEKAPDDPPEAVWRDLLQPVALPLFGVAFIFGITSAIYISFAADRFAEDGLPGLPQGTAPALVFIFYGLFGLTGLATDRLRDRIGLTWLVRLLMLAGAGSLAAAAFMPDHLGGLATSAGLQGIHVMMTSAVLAFWSESLFPAFPSLSFTAALLAVAAGCVIGPALAGLAVGSLGPQVMFYAAAVLPLVAMVFIRARFMVERQSDTTGSIEVGA